A genomic window from Roseofilum casamattae BLCC-M143 includes:
- a CDS encoding hybrid sensor histidine kinase/response regulator: MKRKTLADLLIVDDTPNNLRLLSSMLAERGYKVRKAVNGKSALKVVEVVLPNLILLDIRMPEMDGYQVCERLKQNKRTRDIPVIFISALDEAMDKVRAFEVGAVDYITKPFEAPEVLARVANHLQIYQLQQQLEAQNARLQEEIVERQKAESGLKILLHAVSHDLRNPVTGMLMVLKNLLKRESFTLQRSMVERMADSCDRQLNLINSLIETQHTEIWGISLDCQPLALLPLVEQLAADWEPILAQNGASLQHNLDINLPEIYGDRNQLWRVFENLLANALKHNPPGLTITLSASVVGEFIRCSIRDNGVGISAQQLATLFQPYTMGQIEKRKTGLGLGLYLCAQIARAHGGDIGVESQLQQGTEFWFTLPIARTEK; the protein is encoded by the coding sequence ATGAAGCGCAAGACTCTGGCCGATCTGTTAATTGTCGATGATACGCCAAATAATCTGCGATTGCTCTCTTCGATGCTGGCAGAGCGAGGATATAAAGTGCGCAAGGCAGTGAATGGAAAGTCTGCTCTCAAGGTGGTTGAGGTGGTGTTGCCCAATTTGATTTTGTTGGATATTCGGATGCCAGAAATGGATGGCTATCAGGTGTGCGAGCGGTTGAAGCAGAATAAACGCACGCGGGATATTCCCGTGATTTTTATTAGTGCGTTGGATGAGGCCATGGATAAGGTGCGAGCCTTTGAAGTAGGAGCGGTTGATTATATTACGAAGCCGTTTGAAGCGCCGGAGGTGCTCGCCAGAGTTGCCAATCATTTACAAATTTATCAACTGCAACAGCAACTGGAAGCGCAAAATGCTCGGTTGCAAGAGGAAATTGTCGAGCGGCAAAAGGCGGAGTCGGGGTTAAAGATTTTGCTACATGCTGTCTCTCACGATCTGCGCAATCCGGTGACGGGAATGTTGATGGTGCTCAAGAATCTGTTAAAGCGAGAGTCGTTTACATTGCAGCGCTCGATGGTGGAGAGAATGGCGGATAGTTGCGATCGCCAATTAAATCTGATTAATTCGTTGATTGAAACCCAACATACGGAAATTTGGGGCATTTCTCTCGACTGTCAACCCTTGGCGCTTCTTCCTCTAGTGGAACAGTTGGCGGCAGACTGGGAACCGATACTCGCACAAAATGGGGCTAGTTTACAGCATAACCTAGATATTAATTTACCCGAGATTTATGGCGATCGCAACCAACTGTGGCGAGTCTTTGAGAATTTATTGGCCAATGCCCTCAAGCACAATCCTCCTGGGTTAACGATTACCCTCTCCGCTTCTGTGGTCGGAGAATTCATCCGATGCAGCATTCGCGACAATGGAGTGGGAATCTCTGCCCAACAACTGGCCACTCTGTTCCAGCCTTACACCATGGGTCAAATTGAAAAACGGAAAACCGGACTCGGATTGGGGCTGTATTTGTGCGCCCAAATCGCGCGCGCTCATGGGGGCGACATTGGAGTGGAAAGCCAGTTGCAGCAGGGAACGGAGTTTTGGTTTACGTTACCCATCGCTCGTACAGAGAAATAA
- a CDS encoding ATP-binding cassette domain-containing protein has protein sequence MTYPIHNRHTLLAKDPELVLNNQGQTIAHQLKGDRHVLGRDRNLSDLAVPLDWDVISGCHATLEKVGLDYHIYDGDKRKASTNGLFINHTRIDSMMGYRLRDGDRLQVGQNPKSLITIVYSNSNAQWGAAQPIQYSLQLNQSPMAIGRDSQADLPLPSPIVSYRHAVIKPSQNSGYILEDYSTNGTFVNGQRVNGAIALSSGATIRIGPYSLVLQENTIVVGDRGDRIRLDAKNLILKVRDKQHKEKQILDNISLPIQPGQFVALVGGSGAGKSTLMKTLLGIQKPSQGEVYLNGENLRSNFNIYRNQIGYVPQDDIIHRDLTVREVLSYAAQLRLPSDIKPTERNVIIEETIQNIEMVEHIDKPITALSGGQRKRVSIGVELLADPKLFFLDEPTSGLDPGLDKNMMELLRKLADEGRTIILVTHATSNIKLCDRIVFLGEGGKLCYFGDPQDATSFFGVQDFPNIYNLLSNRERVIDRQQAFKTSQLYTDNIENILNQHNQKSQTKSPKKPRSRFLQQLTILSQRSGTLLIRDRANLALSLFTAPLGIILITFALGTQDPLILGTEDDPTLAALALRVLFVFTCAAIWVGLSSSLPEIIKEAAIYSRERLANLNLYSYLGSKLAILGGLTLAQTLLMATAILLCFQSPEPELLPWFLGMGITTFLTLFTCTNLGLMVSASVQNSSQANSALPLLLLPQIIFSGVLFKMSGVGQYISWLMLSRWSVGAYGILVDVNHMVPEPTLLPDGSQLPQPFEITSVYEPTWENLALNWGALCLHSLIYLGITWILQKKKDVL, from the coding sequence ATGACTTACCCAATCCATAATCGCCACACATTGTTAGCTAAAGATCCGGAATTGGTGTTGAACAACCAAGGTCAGACGATCGCGCACCAGTTAAAGGGAGATCGACATGTTTTAGGCCGCGATCGCAATCTCTCCGATCTGGCCGTTCCTCTGGATTGGGATGTTATTTCTGGCTGTCACGCAACCTTAGAAAAAGTCGGGCTAGACTATCATATTTACGATGGAGATAAACGCAAAGCCAGTACCAATGGGTTGTTTATTAATCATACTCGTATCGATAGCATGATGGGGTATCGACTGCGGGATGGCGATCGCTTGCAAGTCGGACAAAATCCCAAGAGTTTAATTACGATCGTTTATTCTAATTCCAATGCCCAATGGGGAGCCGCTCAACCCATTCAGTATTCCTTGCAATTGAATCAAAGTCCGATGGCGATCGGACGAGATAGTCAAGCCGATCTGCCTCTTCCTTCTCCTATTGTTTCCTACCGTCACGCCGTAATTAAACCCAGTCAAAATAGCGGTTATATTCTCGAAGATTATAGTACGAACGGTACCTTTGTTAACGGGCAGCGAGTGAATGGCGCGATCGCCCTTTCTTCCGGAGCAACCATTCGCATCGGTCCTTATAGCCTAGTATTGCAGGAAAATACGATCGTGGTGGGCGATCGCGGCGATCGTATTCGTTTAGATGCCAAAAATCTGATTTTAAAAGTTCGCGATAAGCAACATAAAGAAAAACAAATTTTAGATAATATTTCTCTACCCATTCAACCCGGACAATTCGTCGCCTTAGTCGGAGGCAGCGGCGCGGGAAAATCCACCTTAATGAAAACCTTATTAGGAATCCAGAAACCCTCCCAAGGCGAGGTCTATTTAAATGGAGAAAACCTGCGCTCTAACTTTAATATTTATCGCAATCAAATTGGCTACGTGCCGCAAGATGATATTATTCATCGCGACTTAACCGTTCGAGAAGTCCTCTCTTACGCCGCACAACTACGCTTGCCAAGCGATATCAAACCAACAGAGAGAAACGTAATTATTGAGGAAACCATTCAAAATATTGAAATGGTCGAGCATATCGATAAACCCATTACAGCCTTGAGCGGAGGACAGCGCAAGCGAGTTAGTATTGGCGTCGAACTGTTAGCCGATCCCAAGCTATTTTTCCTGGACGAACCCACCTCCGGTCTCGATCCGGGATTGGATAAAAATATGATGGAACTTCTGCGTAAACTAGCCGATGAAGGACGAACTATTATTTTGGTTACTCATGCCACGAGTAATATTAAATTATGCGATCGCATCGTCTTTCTTGGAGAAGGTGGCAAACTCTGTTATTTCGGCGATCCTCAAGATGCCACCAGCTTTTTCGGAGTGCAGGACTTTCCCAATATCTACAACCTATTATCTAATCGAGAGCGAGTTATCGATCGGCAACAAGCCTTCAAAACCTCTCAACTTTATACGGACAATATCGAAAATATATTAAATCAGCATAACCAAAAATCGCAAACAAAATCTCCGAAAAAACCGCGATCGCGCTTTCTACAGCAACTAACAATATTATCCCAGCGATCCGGAACATTACTCATTCGCGATCGCGCCAATCTTGCCCTCTCATTATTCACCGCTCCACTAGGCATTATTTTAATTACCTTTGCCTTAGGAACACAAGACCCTCTCATCTTAGGAACAGAAGACGATCCCACCCTAGCTGCTCTCGCCTTGCGCGTCTTATTTGTCTTTACCTGTGCCGCCATTTGGGTAGGACTCTCCAGTAGTTTACCCGAAATCATCAAAGAAGCCGCTATTTATAGCCGAGAACGACTTGCTAACTTAAATCTTTATAGCTATTTAGGCTCCAAACTCGCAATTTTAGGAGGATTAACCCTAGCACAAACCCTACTAATGGCAACAGCAATTTTGCTCTGCTTTCAATCCCCCGAACCCGAATTACTTCCCTGGTTTCTCGGCATGGGAATAACCACCTTTCTCACCCTCTTCACTTGTACCAATCTCGGCTTAATGGTATCTGCCTCCGTACAAAATAGTTCCCAAGCCAACAGCGCGCTCCCCTTACTCCTACTCCCGCAAATCATCTTCTCTGGAGTCCTATTCAAAATGTCCGGAGTCGGACAATACATCTCCTGGTTAATGCTCAGTCGCTGGTCGGTCGGCGCTTATGGTATCCTCGTTGACGTCAATCATATGGTACCCGAACCCACCCTCCTACCCGATGGCAGTCAACTCCCTCAACCCTTTGAAATCACATCAGTCTACGAACCCACCTGGGAAAATCTCGCCTTAAACTGGGGAGCCTTATGCCTGCACTCCCTAATCTACCTCGGCATAACCTGGATATTACAGAAGAAAAAAGACGTACTGTAA
- a CDS encoding SDR family NAD(P)-dependent oxidoreductase — translation MTGLNGIETINTLVVGGNGGIGFGFVQKLLSNPQIGTLYATYRRQESASQLLSLQQNHKTRLHCLPMDLTDESQISDSIRQIKQQTKTLHLVINCAGVLQDDIVQPEKALRQLDPDRLLHYFQINSIGPVLLAKHLLPLFRHSECSILATISAKIGSIGDNKLGGWYGYRASKAALNMFMRTTAIEYQRRSPHTLVILLHPGTTDTNLSQPFQRNVPPGKLFSVERTVNQMWQIIENLEESDRGKFFSWDGTTLPW, via the coding sequence ATGACTGGCTTAAACGGAATCGAAACCATCAACACATTAGTCGTTGGAGGCAATGGCGGTATAGGCTTCGGGTTCGTCCAAAAACTCTTATCCAACCCGCAGATAGGAACCCTGTATGCCACCTATCGCCGTCAAGAGTCCGCATCTCAACTCCTCTCCCTACAACAAAATCACAAGACTCGCTTGCACTGTTTGCCCATGGACTTAACCGACGAGTCACAAATTTCCGACTCCATCAGGCAAATTAAGCAACAAACCAAAACCCTGCACTTAGTCATTAACTGTGCGGGAGTTCTCCAAGATGATATCGTGCAACCGGAAAAAGCCTTGCGACAACTCGACCCCGATCGCCTCCTGCACTACTTTCAAATTAATAGCATCGGTCCCGTCCTGCTCGCCAAACATTTGTTGCCTCTATTTCGCCACTCAGAATGCAGCATCCTCGCCACCATTTCCGCAAAAATTGGCAGCATTGGCGATAATAAACTGGGGGGATGGTACGGCTATCGCGCCTCGAAAGCTGCGTTGAATATGTTTATGCGGACTACCGCCATCGAATATCAGCGGCGATCGCCCCATACCTTAGTCATTCTACTCCATCCCGGAACCACCGACACGAATTTGTCGCAACCCTTCCAGAGAAACGTCCCTCCGGGAAAACTCTTTTCTGTGGAACGAACGGTGAATCAAATGTGGCAGATTATTGAGAATTTAGAAGAGAGCGATCGCGGTAAATTCTTCTCCTGGGACGGTACAACTCTACCTTGGTAA
- a CDS encoding PAS domain S-box protein translates to MRTLWQRLHRLFRTLPLGAIAIAPFGVLLIVTVGLTGYLSFENGRQALQQVTLQLEQEIAHRAADRLHGYLSIPKQIQRSVSLSVESGQLDVESSPQLAQHLWQYMQLHPHVDAIALSRSTRTQVRLSREPEGAIVAKVLANSERRTYSLNARGELIISSSRAVNPEFAPPTSDEKKIAIGERIWTTEDNSLRCDAAFPWGRLSVSLSQAEMTEILQSVGETPNGELAIADGTGAIVARYPSTGDRPLVQTQPFSEFPGLDWTIAVNLNSDRALQPIIFARDISILLCTLSFGVTITIGMAARRRIITPIRQLLEAAIALSEGNWTRAVDSDRSDELGNLALAFNRMREHLNHSHQQLQTYSRGLETKIKARTRELQQEIRERKLIEAALRESETKFSKAFRRTPHPITITRLADGKHLEVSDSFVSLTGYSNQEVIGRTALELNLWVDVQERMELFSKIEEQGEVRNYEFTYQTKHGEYRTAILSAEIITIQGERCLLSVTTDITDRKQLEAELLRSQQLLDSIIDHIPLAIYAKDIKRDCKYLIWNQASEEIFGLSSAETLGKTTAQIYPPEQSELCQNQDRQALEQGKLLEISEHPFLCHTRGSILLRTIKLPLYDCNGEATHLLCISEDITERKHAETVLQQAKETAETANRAKSEFLANMSHELRTPLNAILGFSQLMVKDPRFAAGASELNIINRSGEHLLELINDILEMSKIEAGRITLNPTPFDLRKLLQTLKDMLHIRAVSKELALHFEIPKDLPHYIATDEQKLRQVLINLLGNGIKFTEQGGVCLRVSHQMESDRIRLVFEVEDTGIGISAEGLSTLFDPFVQTESGWRSQQGTGLGLSISQQFVRLMGGEIEVESILRQGSRFTFAILADPVRSRDIVPSILPRRIIGLAPALPNYSMLVVDDIAENRLLLIRLLAPAGFKLLEAETGEGAISLWQMHHPDLIWMDIRMATMDGYETTRRIRELEALEKAPEKKTVIVALTASAFAQKRELVFAAGCDDFVAKPFQEETIWKTIAKHLPIEYEYEALPILEDLEPTLAPLSLSREQLQMMPAEWIAAFHKFALSGDDDALIESIEQIPQSDRRLIATLKDLVHNFQFSTLVELTNEAQDSGRSVNCR, encoded by the coding sequence ATGCGTACCCTTTGGCAGCGGCTTCATCGCCTGTTTCGCACCTTACCCTTGGGAGCGATCGCGATCGCCCCATTCGGGGTGCTGCTAATCGTGACTGTCGGACTGACCGGATATCTCTCCTTCGAGAACGGACGTCAAGCTCTGCAACAGGTTACGCTGCAACTGGAACAAGAAATTGCCCATCGCGCTGCCGATCGCCTGCACGGCTATCTTTCCATCCCGAAACAGATTCAACGCTCGGTTTCTCTATCCGTTGAAAGCGGACAACTCGATGTGGAGAGTTCGCCGCAGCTCGCTCAACATCTGTGGCAATACATGCAACTGCATCCCCATGTCGATGCGATCGCTCTGAGCCGCAGCACTCGAACCCAGGTGCGTCTGAGTCGAGAACCTGAAGGGGCGATCGTCGCGAAGGTCCTGGCGAATTCCGAGAGACGCACCTACAGTTTGAATGCTCGAGGAGAGCTGATTATTTCCTCCTCGAGGGCAGTGAATCCCGAGTTTGCGCCCCCTACCTCAGATGAGAAGAAGATCGCGATTGGAGAGAGAATTTGGACGACTGAGGACAACAGCCTGAGGTGCGATGCGGCCTTTCCCTGGGGACGACTCTCCGTTTCCCTCTCCCAGGCCGAAATGACGGAAATCCTACAATCTGTGGGAGAAACCCCCAATGGAGAACTGGCCATTGCGGACGGAACTGGAGCGATCGTGGCTCGTTACCCATCTACAGGCGATCGACCTCTCGTGCAAACGCAACCATTTTCCGAGTTTCCCGGACTCGATTGGACGATCGCCGTTAACCTCAATTCAGACCGAGCGCTGCAACCGATTATCTTTGCGCGAGATATCTCTATCCTTCTCTGCACTCTGTCCTTTGGCGTAACCATTACCATTGGGATGGCTGCGCGCCGCCGCATTATTACCCCCATTCGGCAACTCCTCGAAGCGGCGATCGCCCTTTCTGAAGGCAACTGGACCCGCGCCGTAGATAGCGATCGCAGCGACGAACTGGGCAACCTGGCCCTCGCCTTCAACCGAATGCGAGAACACCTGAACCATTCTCATCAACAATTGCAAACCTACTCTCGCGGTTTAGAAACCAAAATTAAAGCGAGAACTCGAGAGCTGCAACAAGAAATTCGCGAACGAAAACTGATCGAAGCGGCATTGCGCGAGTCAGAAACCAAGTTTTCTAAAGCCTTTCGTCGCACTCCTCACCCCATTACTATCACCCGTTTAGCCGATGGCAAACATTTAGAAGTAAGCGATAGTTTTGTCAGTTTAACCGGATATAGTAATCAAGAAGTCATCGGTCGTACGGCTTTAGAGCTGAACCTCTGGGTTGACGTGCAAGAGAGGATGGAATTATTCAGTAAAATTGAAGAGCAAGGCGAGGTCAGAAACTACGAATTTACTTATCAAACCAAACATGGAGAATATCGCACGGCAATTTTATCGGCAGAAATTATTACGATTCAAGGGGAGCGCTGTTTATTATCGGTGACCACAGATATCACCGATCGCAAACAACTAGAAGCCGAACTGCTGCGATCGCAACAACTCCTCGACAGCATTATCGATCATATTCCCCTGGCTATTTATGCCAAAGACATTAAGCGCGATTGCAAGTATTTAATTTGGAATCAAGCCAGCGAAGAAATTTTTGGACTCTCGAGCGCGGAAACTCTCGGGAAAACCACCGCACAAATTTACCCTCCAGAGCAGTCTGAACTCTGCCAAAACCAAGACCGACAAGCTCTCGAGCAAGGGAAACTGTTGGAAATTTCCGAACATCCCTTTCTTTGCCATACTCGCGGTTCCATCTTATTAAGAACGATCAAACTCCCCCTCTACGATTGCAATGGGGAAGCGACGCACTTACTCTGCATTTCCGAAGATATTACCGAGCGCAAACACGCTGAAACTGTCTTGCAACAGGCCAAAGAAACGGCGGAAACGGCGAACCGAGCCAAAAGCGAGTTTCTCGCAAATATGAGTCATGAATTGCGCACCCCACTCAATGCCATTCTCGGCTTTAGTCAACTGATGGTAAAAGACCCGAGATTTGCTGCCGGCGCTTCGGAGCTGAACATTATCAATCGCAGTGGAGAACATTTGCTGGAACTAATTAATGATATTCTCGAGATGTCGAAAATAGAAGCGGGTCGCATTACTCTTAATCCAACTCCATTTGACTTGAGAAAATTGCTGCAAACCTTGAAAGATATGCTCCATATCCGAGCCGTTTCAAAAGAACTCGCGCTTCACTTTGAAATCCCCAAGGATTTACCTCACTATATTGCAACAGACGAGCAAAAATTACGGCAAGTTCTGATTAACTTATTGGGGAATGGGATTAAATTTACCGAGCAAGGTGGAGTGTGCTTGCGCGTTTCTCATCAAATGGAATCTGACAGAATTCGGCTCGTGTTTGAAGTGGAAGATACGGGTATCGGCATTAGCGCGGAAGGATTGAGCACCTTATTCGATCCCTTCGTGCAAACTGAATCCGGCTGGCGATCGCAGCAAGGCACCGGATTGGGACTTTCCATTAGCCAACAATTTGTCCGGCTTATGGGAGGTGAAATTGAAGTAGAGAGTATTCTCAGGCAAGGCAGTCGATTTACCTTTGCCATTCTCGCCGATCCCGTTCGCTCTCGCGATATCGTGCCGAGTATACTTCCCCGGCGGATTATTGGACTCGCTCCCGCTCTACCGAACTATTCCATGTTGGTGGTTGATGACATTGCCGAAAACCGCTTATTATTAATCCGTTTGCTCGCTCCTGCTGGGTTTAAACTCCTGGAAGCCGAAACGGGAGAAGGAGCTATTTCCTTATGGCAAATGCATCATCCCGATTTGATCTGGATGGATATTCGCATGGCAACTATGGACGGATACGAAACCACGCGACGCATCCGGGAGTTAGAAGCTCTTGAGAAGGCACCGGAGAAGAAAACCGTTATTGTTGCGTTAACTGCCAGTGCCTTTGCACAAAAGCGAGAACTGGTATTTGCTGCCGGATGCGATGATTTTGTGGCAAAACCGTTTCAGGAGGAAACAATTTGGAAAACGATCGCGAAGCATTTACCTATTGAATATGAGTATGAAGCCTTACCCATTCTGGAGGACTTGGAGCCAACTCTGGCTCCCTTATCTCTCTCCCGCGAGCAATTACAGATGATGCCTGCTGAGTGGATTGCTGCATTTCACAAGTTCGCACTCAGCGGAGATGATGATGCTTTAATAGAGTCGATCGAACAAATTCCACAAAGCGATCGCCGCTTAATTGCAACCCTAAAAGATTTAGTTCATAATTTCCAGTTCAGTACCTTAGTTGAATTAACCAATGAAGCGCAAGACTCTGGCCGATCTGTTAATTGTCGATGA
- a CDS encoding Uma2 family endonuclease produces MVLTLDSVEVSLEEFITNPPERKEWVEGVWIEKENITIKHSKLQARLAYLWVNYLKQSNRGGGVYTELPCITRDRGRRPDVAYLTPDLVAEYGDRPTLPHSPPLIAEIASPTDYAEELFSKAKEYLDSKCLEVWLVFPENNQVLIKLADRTLVFEHSAEISTQIALPGFTVSLNQLFA; encoded by the coding sequence ATGGTTCTTACCCTCGATTCCGTTGAAGTTTCCCTAGAAGAGTTTATTACCAATCCTCCCGAACGCAAAGAGTGGGTAGAAGGAGTATGGATAGAGAAAGAAAATATAACGATTAAACATAGCAAATTGCAGGCAAGATTAGCTTATCTATGGGTAAATTACCTGAAACAGTCGAATCGAGGTGGAGGCGTTTATACCGAACTCCCTTGCATCACTCGCGATCGCGGCCGCCGTCCTGATGTTGCTTATCTTACGCCTGACTTAGTTGCAGAATATGGCGATCGCCCCACCTTACCCCACAGTCCGCCTTTAATCGCAGAAATTGCCTCTCCAACGGATTACGCAGAAGAATTATTTAGCAAGGCGAAAGAATATTTAGACTCCAAGTGTTTGGAGGTTTGGTTAGTGTTTCCCGAAAATAATCAAGTATTAATTAAACTCGCCGATCGCACCTTGGTCTTTGAACATTCAGCCGAGATTTCTACCCAAATTGCGCTCCCCGGATTTACCGTCTCTTTAAACCAACTGTTTGCTTAG